One segment of Heteronotia binoei isolate CCM8104 ecotype False Entrance Well chromosome 18, APGP_CSIRO_Hbin_v1, whole genome shotgun sequence DNA contains the following:
- the HIC1 gene encoding hypermethylated in cancer 1 protein has product MLDGSAAAEGHSQQLLLQLNVQRTKGFLCDVILVVQNALFRAHKNVLAASSAYLKALVVHDNLINLDQEMVSPAVFRAVLDFIYTGRLGEADGEPPGAAEPSLGAVLAAASYLQIPDLVALCKKKLKRSGKYCQFRGGYSPLGKLPRGLRAVTPVIQSCYAAPPPPPPPPPRPVEAGNPLSTHCGELYAAASQGAALHPHGLCPPERLCSPLCGLDLSKKSPNGPALPPAPSESRLRASAETRESSLPPGPDSPAVSGALLPSHPAFGEPDSYRGSPGPGPEPSGRAEVAPEFLYRWMKHEPLVGGYVDDEEDEEEEGDCRGGRRDKVSGPDGELDQKAAQSPSQRRYASLDSGEPDGEAEDLENDKSTSEETGCSSGGPSPAAGSLERYLGYEPESFGGDNLYVCIPCGKGFPSSEQLNAHVEAHNEEDELYRKEAAEVAAAAAAGQGSPFLDKPLSAPLASVGGPGGCDLLRPYRCSSCDKAYKDPATLRQHEKTHWLTRPYPCSICGKKFTQRGTMTRHMRSHLGLKPFACDACGMRFTRQYRLTEHMRIHSGEKPYECQVCGGKFAQQRNLLSHMKMHAAAAAAAAASTGPDGKLKLDFPDGVLAMARLAQQQHPDKDLLSHTSHFLAAAADPKVAMESLYLGLSPDKAAEMLAQGAAAAAAHLHNDHHARTIERFSPP; this is encoded by the coding sequence ATGTTGGACGGCTCGGCGGCGGCGGAGGGCCActcgcagcagctgctgctgcagctcaaCGTGCAGCGGACCAAGGGCTTCCTGTGCGACGTGATCCTGGTGGTGCAGAACGCGCTCTTCCGGGCGCACAAGAACGTGCTGGCGGCCAGCAGCGCCTACCTGAAGGCCCTGGTGGTGCACGACAACCTCATCAACCTCGACCAGGAGATGGTGAGCCCCGCCGTCTTCCGCGCCGTCCTCGACTTCATCTACACCGGCCGCCTGGGCGAAGCCGACGGAGAGCCGCCCGGCGCGGCGGAGCCCAGCCTGGGCGCCGTCTTGGCCGCCGCCAGCTACTTGCAGATACCGGACTTGGTGGCCCTTTGCAAGAAGAAGCTGAAGCGCTCGGGCAAGTACTGCCAGTTCCGCGGCGGCTACTCGCCCCTGGGCAAactgccccgcggcctccgcgcCGTCACGCCGGTCATCCAAAGCTGCTACGCGGCGcccccgccgcccccgccgccgcctcccagGCCCGTCGAGGCCGGCAATCCGCTCAGCACCCACTGCGGCGAGCTTTACGCGGCAGCCTCTCAGGGCGCGGCCCTGCACCCCCACGGCTTGTGTCCCCCCGAGCGCCTCTGCTCGCCCCTCTGCGGCCTCGATCTCTCCAAGAAGAGCCCCAACGGGCCTGCCCTGCCGCCCGCCCCTTCGGAGAGCCGCCTGAGGGCCTCCGCTGAAACTCGCGAGAGCTCCCTGCCCCCAGGGCCCGACAGCCCGGCCGTCAGCGGCGCCCTGCTGCCCAGCCATCCCGCTTTCGGAGAGCCTGACTCCTACCGCGGCAGCCCAGGGCCTGGGCCGGAGCCGTCGGGTCGCGCCGAGGTGGCCCCGGAGTTCCTGTACCGCTGGATGAAGCACGAGCCTTTGGTGGGAGGTTACGTGGACGACGAGGAGGacgaggaggaagaaggggactGCCGCGGGGGCAGGCGGGACAAGGTCAGCGGGCCCGACGGGGAGCTGGACCAAAAGGCGGCCCAGTCGCCCTCGCAGCGGCGCTACGCCAGCCTGGACAGCGGCGAGCCCGACGGGGAGGCGGAGGACTTGGAGAACGACAAGAGCACCAGCGAAGAGACGGGCTGCAGCAGCGGGGGCCCCTCTCCggcagccggcagcttggagcgCTACTTGGGCTACGAGCCGGAGAGCTTCGGGGGCGACAACCTGTACGTCTGCATCCCTTGCGGGAAGGGCTTCCCGTCGTCGGAGCAGCTCAACGCGCACGTCGAGGCGCACAACGAGGAGGACGAGCTGTACCGCAAGGAGGCGGCTGAAGTGGCGGCGGCTGCGGCAGCCGGGCAGGGCTCCCCTTTCCTGGACAAGCCCCTGAGCGCCCCGCTGGCGTCGGTGGGGGGTCCCGGCGGCTGCGACCTGCTGCGCCCTTACCGCTGCTCGTCGTGCGACAAGGCCTACAAGGACCCGGCCACGCTGCGCCAGCACGAGAAGACCCACTGGCTGACGCGCCCTTACCCCTGCTCCATCTGCGGCAAGAAGTTCACCCAGCGGGGCACCATGACCCGCCACATGCGcagccacctcggcctcaagCCCTTCGCCTGCGACGCCTGCGGCATGCGCTTCACCCGCCAGTACCGCCTCACCGAGCACATGCGCATCCACTCCGGCGAGAAGCCCTACGAGTGCCAGGTGTGCGGCGGCAAGTTCGCCCAGCAGCGCAACCTGCTTAGCCACATGAAGATgcacgccgccgccgccgcggccGCCGCTGCCTCCACGGGCCCCGACGGCAAGCTTAAACTGGACTTCCCCGACGGCGTCCTGGCCATGGCGCGCCTGGCCCAGCAGCAGCACCCGGACAAGGACCTTCTCTCGCACACCTCCCACTTCCTGGCCGCCGCCGCCGACCCCAAGGTGGCCATGGAGAGCCTCTACCTCGGACTCAGCCCCGACAAGGCCGCCGAGATGCTGGCCCAGGGcgctgccgccgctgccgcccACCTGCACAACGACCACCACGCCCGCACCATAGAGCGCTTCTCTCCCCCCTGA